The stretch of DNA GAAGTCGAGAGCGTGAAGGTGAGAAAGTTAGGTTGGCTGAGCGTGGTTAGTTAAGCGTGGTTAGTCGAACTTAAAGTGCAGGCTAGTAAATGCCCGGCTCCGCACCGGGGCTACGACCAGTTAGGAAATCAAAGTCGCAACCCTTGTCCGCCTGTGTGACGTGCTTTGCGTACAACCGACCGTAGCCGCGAGCGGGAACAACATCGGGCAACTTTAGTTCCGATCGCCGCCTTGTAATTTCAGCATCATCAACGTGCCAGTGGATGGTTCGTTCGGGAATGTTGATCTCAATTTCGTCACCGTTTTGCACGAGGGCAAGTGGGCCACCCGCAGAGCTTTCGGGGGAAATGTGCAGAACGCAAGTTCCGTAACTCGTGCCGCTCATTCGGGCATCGCTCAAACGAACCATGTCGCGTACACCCTGGACCAGCAATTTCTTAGGGATTGGCAACATGCCCCACTCCGGAAAACCGGGGGCTCCCAGAGGACCTGCACCGCGAAGAATTAGCACGCTATTGGCGTCAACGTCCAAGTCAGGATCGTGAATTCCGGCCTTCATCGCCGGGTAGTCGTCGAACACGACCGCGCGACCGCGATGGATGAGTAGCTTTGGATCCGCAGCGAGCGACTTGATCACGCAACCTTGAGGCGCCAAATTGCCTCTTAGCAAACACGTTCCGCCGGCGGGTGAAACAGGATTCTCACGCGGACGAATCACTTCATCATCAATGACCTCGGCATTCGCAATCTGCTCACCAAGCGTTACCCCACTCACTGTCTTGCACTGAGTGTCCAGAAGGTCTGTCAGACGGCTTAATAGCGCCGGCACACCACCCGCATTGTAGAAATCCTCCATCAAGTATCGACCACTCGGACGGATGTCACCAATCACCGGAGTAATCCGTGACAGTTCGTCGAAACGATCAAGCGTTAGTTCAAATCCGAGTCGACCAGCAATCGCAATCAAGTGAACGATCGCGTTGGTGCTTCCACCGATCGCTAACGCAGCGGTTAATGCGTTATCGAGTGATGATGGTGTTAGAAACGAAGAGGGCGTGAATTTGTCCCACGCCATTTCGACCGCGCGTCGTCCGGTCGCGACCGCCAAACGCGAATGATCGGCAAAAACCGCCGGGGTGCAAGCGGCGCCCGAAAGTGTGAAGCCCATCGCTTCGGCCACTGAGGCCATCGTGCTTGCGGTTCCCATCGTCATGCACGTTCCTGCGGACCGAGCAATCCCGTTCTCGATGCACTTCCACGAATGTTCGCACAAATTGCCCGCCATCCGTTCATCCCAGTACTTCCAGGTGTCACTGCCGCTGCCGAGCGTTTCGTTCTTGAAGCGTCCCTTCAGCATCGGTCCGGCGGGCAGAAAGATCGACGGAATGTCAGCACTGATCGCGCCCATCAACATTGCCGGTACCGTC from Rubripirellula amarantea encodes:
- the araD gene encoding L-arabinonate dehydratase; amino-acid sequence: MTHDPTSLRSHRWFGPDDVRSFGHRSRLKGMGFDDVDYQDRPVVAILNTWSELNTCHSHFRNRADEVRRGILQSGGFPVEVPVMSLGEMMMKPTTMLYRNLLAMEVEEVLRCHPIDSAVLMGGCDKTVPAMLMGAISADIPSIFLPAGPMLKGRFKNETLGSGSDTWKYWDERMAGNLCEHSWKCIENGIARSAGTCMTMGTASTMASVAEAMGFTLSGAACTPAVFADHSRLAVATGRRAVEMAWDKFTPSSFLTPSSLDNALTAALAIGGSTNAIVHLIAIAGRLGFELTLDRFDELSRITPVIGDIRPSGRYLMEDFYNAGGVPALLSRLTDLLDTQCKTVSGVTLGEQIANAEVIDDEVIRPRENPVSPAGGTCLLRGNLAPQGCVIKSLAADPKLLIHRGRAVVFDDYPAMKAGIHDPDLDVDANSVLILRGAGPLGAPGFPEWGMLPIPKKLLVQGVRDMVRLSDARMSGTSYGTCVLHISPESSAGGPLALVQNGDEIEINIPERTIHWHVDDAEITRRRSELKLPDVVPARGYGRLYAKHVTQADKGCDFDFLTGRSPGAEPGIY